From Acinonyx jubatus isolate Ajub_Pintada_27869175 chromosome B2, VMU_Ajub_asm_v1.0, whole genome shotgun sequence, a single genomic window includes:
- the LOC106978618 gene encoding olfactory receptor 2B11-like, translating into MTVMNPGNASIPKFFILLGFSDHPWLEMPLFIMVLVAYICTLVGNISIIVVSKVDPHLDSPMYFFLSNLSFLDLCFTTTTIPQLLVNLWGPDKSISYGGCVAQFYVFHFLGATECIILAVMSLDRYIAICKPLRYPAIMHQRLCVSLVAMVWISGLANSLLQASLTVQLPLCGNNKVDDFLCEIPVMIKMSCVDTTFNVTMLSVVVTLFTLIPLSLILVSYGFIVATVLRIRSSTGKKKAFNTCGSHVIVVCLFYGPVMCIYVQPFGTNSQDKNKLMALFYSLLTPMLNPFIYTLRNKDMKGAIRRLLLPLSHQGRE; encoded by the coding sequence ATGACAGTCATGAATCCGGGCAATGCAAGCATTCCAAAGTTCTTCATCCTATTGGGTTTCTCTGACCATCCCTGGTTGGAAATGCCACTCTTCATAATGGTGCTTGTGGCTTACATCTGCACACTAGTGGGAAACATCTCCATTATTGTTGTGTCCAAGGTGGATCCTCATCTTGACAGCCCtatgtacttcttcctttccaacctctCCTTTCTGGACCTGTGTTTTACCACAACCACCATCCCTCAGCTGCTGGTGAACCTCTGGGGCCCAGATAAGTCCATCAGCTATGGAGGCTGTGTGGCCCAGTTCTATGTGTTTCACTTCCTGGGAGCCACAGAATGCATCATCTTGGCGGTCATGTCTTTGGATCGGTACATAGCCATCTGCAAGCCCTTGAGGTACCCAGCTATCATGCATCAGAGACTCTGTGTGTCCCTAGTGGCCATGGTGTGGATAAGTGGCTTGGCTAACTCCTTGCTTCAGGCATCCCTCACTGTCCAACTGCCACTTTGTGGTAACAACAAGGTGGATGACTTCCTGTGTGAGATTCCAGTGATGATCAAGATGTCCTGTGTTGACACCACTTTCAATGTAACTATGCTCTCTGTCGTGGTGACATTATTTACCTTGATTCCTTTGTCTCTTATTCTTGTCTCCTATGGGTTCATTGTAGCTACAGTGCTCAGAATTCGTTCATCAACAGGAAAGAAGAAGGCCTTCAACACCTGTGGCTCTCATGTTATTGTTGTCTGTCTCTTCTATGGGCCAGTAATGTGCATTTATGTGCAACCTTTTGGTACTAACTCCCAGGACAAGAACAAACTCATGGCCCTGTTCTACAGTCTGCTGACTCCTATGCTTAACCCTTTTATCTATACTTTGAGGAACAAGGACATGAAAGGGGCAATAAGGAGACTTCTCCTCCCATTGAGCCATCAGGGAAGAGAATAA
- the LOC106978619 gene encoding olfactory receptor 2H2-like yields MITVCNDSHSDFILLGFSEKPYLEKILFWVVLIFYCLTLAGNMVIILVSSKDPKLHIPMYFFLCNLSLLDLSFTSSCVPQMLVNFWGPEKTISYIGCAFQLYVFLWLGATECVLLVVMAMDRYVAVCHPLQYTAIMHPKFCLQLAILAWGAGLVQSLVQSPATLQLPFCSHRRVDDIVCEVPALIQASSADTTYNEIQMSIASIIFLVLPLVIILSSYGAVAKAVLRIKSAAGQRKAFSTCTSHILVVSLFYGTVTAVYLQPKNCYAQEQGKFLTLFYTVATPALNPLIYTLRNREVKGALIRLGRRTWDSQNN; encoded by the coding sequence ATGATAACAGTTTGCAATGACAGCCACAGTGATTTCATCCTCCTGGGCTTCTCTGAGAAGCCATATTTGGAGAAGATACTCTTCTGGGTTGTTCTGATCTTTTATTGTTTGACTCTTGCAGGAAATATGGTCATTATTCTTGTTTCCTCAAAGGACCCTAAACTCCACATtcccatgtatttctttctttgcaaCCTTTCCCTGCTAGACCTCTCTTTCACCAGCAGCTGTGTTCCGCAGATGTTAGTTAATTTCTGGGGTCCAGAGAAGACCATCAGCTACATTGGCTGTGCTTTTCAACTTTATGTCTTCTTATGGCTTGGGGCCACCGAATGTGTCCTTCTTGTGGTCATGGCTATGGACCGCTATGTGGCAGTGTGTCACCCGCTGCAATATACTGCTATCATGCACCCCAAATTTTGTCTGCAGCTGGCCATCCTTGCATGGGGGGCTGGCCTGGTTCAGTCCCTGGTCCAGTCTCCTGCCACCCTCCAGTTACCCTTCTGCTCCCACCGCAGGGTGGATGACATTGTGTGTGAAGTCCCAGCCCTGATTCAGGCTTCCAGTGCAGACACAACCTACAATGAAATCCAGATGTCCATAGCCAGTATCATTTTTCTGGTGCTACCCCTGGTCATCATCCTTTCCTCATACGGGGCTGTTGCTAAGGCTGTGCTGAGAATAAAGTCAGCTGCAGGGCAGCGGAAGGCATTCAGCACCTGCACTTCTCACATTCTTGTGGTGTCCCTCTTCTATGGCACAGTGACAGCTGTCTATCTCCAACCCAAGAACTGCTATGCTCAAGAACAGGGCAAGTTCCTCACCCTTTTCTACACCGTTGCAACCCCAGCACTTAATCCACTCATCTACACTCTAAGGAACAGGGAGGTCAAGGGGGCACTAATAAGACTGGGGAGGAGGACTTGGGATTCCCAGAATAACTGA